Proteins encoded together in one Nitrospirota bacterium window:
- a CDS encoding carbonic anhydrase family protein has protein sequence MMSRLLLMILFLIGGIGDGWAADEHALSHWGYEGEEGAAHWGMRSSAYMACEAGSHQSPVNISMPSHAQQQERLVFQYRSGPVQALDNGHTIQVNVLSGNELHLNGRTYFLRQFHFHDPSEHQVDGRTYPMEIHLVHQDRKGHVVVIGVFVETGSPNRSLAELWAMLPMKAGEVGSEHQFNPQDLIPSNSHHFSYHGSLTTPPCTEGVQWIILRDPISMSTQQIAQLTSIIGQNARPIQPLHDRKIYKE, from the coding sequence ATGATGTCTCGCCTTCTGTTGATGATCTTGTTTCTGATCGGTGGCATAGGTGACGGGTGGGCGGCAGACGAACATGCGCTGTCCCACTGGGGCTATGAAGGCGAGGAGGGCGCTGCTCACTGGGGCATGAGAAGCTCGGCTTACATGGCCTGCGAGGCAGGCTCACACCAATCGCCGGTCAACATCTCGATGCCGAGCCACGCACAGCAACAGGAGCGGTTGGTCTTCCAATATCGATCAGGTCCTGTGCAGGCGCTGGACAACGGCCATACCATCCAAGTGAATGTGCTGTCTGGAAATGAATTGCACCTCAACGGTCGAACCTATTTTCTACGCCAATTTCATTTCCATGATCCGAGCGAGCATCAAGTCGATGGGCGGACCTACCCGATGGAGATCCACTTGGTGCACCAAGACCGGAAGGGGCATGTGGTCGTGATTGGGGTATTCGTCGAAACTGGCTCACCGAATCGGTCACTCGCGGAACTCTGGGCCATGCTTCCGATGAAAGCGGGAGAGGTAGGTTCAGAGCACCAGTTCAATCCCCAAGACCTCATCCCCTCCAACAGCCACCATTTCTCCTATCACGGATCGTTGACTACGCCACCCTGTACCGAAGGTGTCCAGTGGATTATCTTACGCGACCCGATCTCCATGTCCACTCAACAAATCGCGCAGCTCACTTCGATCATCGGCCAGAATGCCCGCCCTATCCAGCCGTTGCACGATCGGAAAATTTACAAAGAGTAA
- a CDS encoding VOC family protein produces MLLRNRLIRTSLILAVLLFLPTMQALAGESRTASATAVRSIGFTVSEMVRSISFYSDVLTFKIISDVEVDGPEYDQLWGIFGVRARLVKLQLGEQQLELIQFLAPPDVQPIPVPSYSNDLWFQHVAIVVRDMDAAWAQLRKHHVRQISPRPQTIPMSNPAAAGIKAIKFRDPDGHNLELLWFPEGKGNPIWKKPGASLFMGIDHTAITVRSTENSTKFYRDLLGLTVAGGTLNMGMEQQYLDSLPGARARVTGLTPKMSPPGVELLEYELPTAGRPFPVDSRPTDLWHWQTTLIVSDVEAAAAALREAAHFVSSTVVTFPDKSLGFTKGFQVRDPDGHALQIVSP; encoded by the coding sequence ATGCTGCTCAGGAACCGGCTCATCAGAACCTCTCTGATCCTTGCGGTGCTGCTGTTCCTGCCGACGATGCAGGCTCTGGCGGGAGAGAGCCGCACGGCATCGGCGACCGCTGTGAGATCGATCGGCTTTACCGTATCGGAGATGGTTCGGTCCATCTCGTTCTATTCCGATGTGCTGACGTTCAAGATTATCAGCGATGTGGAAGTGGATGGACCGGAATACGACCAGCTCTGGGGCATTTTTGGTGTACGGGCGCGACTGGTCAAGCTGCAGCTGGGCGAGCAGCAGCTTGAGCTGATCCAGTTCCTGGCGCCGCCGGATGTGCAGCCGATTCCTGTGCCGTCCTACAGCAACGATCTCTGGTTCCAACACGTCGCCATCGTCGTGCGCGATATGGATGCGGCCTGGGCACAACTGCGGAAACATCACGTCCGGCAGATTTCGCCTCGGCCACAGACGATTCCCATGTCGAATCCAGCCGCTGCCGGCATCAAGGCGATCAAGTTCCGCGATCCGGATGGGCACAACCTTGAATTGCTCTGGTTTCCGGAAGGGAAAGGCAACCCGATCTGGAAGAAGCCCGGCGCGAGCCTTTTCATGGGCATTGATCATACGGCCATAACGGTGCGCAGCACGGAGAACAGCACTAAGTTCTACCGTGATCTGCTCGGGCTGACTGTTGCAGGCGGTACGCTGAACATGGGGATGGAGCAGCAATACCTTGATAGCCTACCTGGCGCGAGGGCCCGTGTGACTGGCCTGACTCCAAAGATGTCTCCGCCCGGCGTGGAGCTCCTGGAATATGAACTGCCGACTGCGGGAAGGCCGTTCCCGGTTGACTCACGTCCGACCGATCTCTGGCATTGGCAGACGACGCTGATTGTTTCTGATGTGGAGGCCGCCGCTGCAGCTTTGAGGGAAGCAGCGCACTTCGTCTCATCGACAGTTGTCACGTTTCCTGACAAATCGCTGGGCTTCACCAAGGGATTCCAGGTGCGTGATCCGGATGGACACGCTCTACAAATCGTATCGCCATGA
- a CDS encoding GMC family oxidoreductase, with protein MFTHYDVIIIGTGPGGGTLAYKLAPSGKKILLLERGGYLPREKDNWSSKTVFIDNKYKAKETWYDKDGGTFHPGIHYNVGGNSKVYGAALLRMRQEDFGEVKHHGGISPEWPIRYDDLESYYTQAEHLYYVHGNRGEDPTEPKASAPYKYPALTHEPRIQELHNDWQRCGYKPFHLPVGVMLNEEQQEKSACIRCNTCDGFPCLVNAKADSQVVCVDPALRYPNVSLVTGALVTRLETSAAGREVTAVDVERNGQQETYTAGIVVVSAGAINSSALLLKSASEKHPNGLANSSGMVGRHYMCHNNSAMLAISKRPNPTVFQKTIGLNDFYFPSAEWDYPMGHISMIGKSDLDTLRAGAPAFAPDKALDAMAKHSLDFWMTSEDLPDPNNRVLVGKDGTITLAYTENNLEAHQRLAAKLKSMLNHIGCEDRLLPTHLYLGKKIPIAGTAHQCGTVRFGHDPKVSVLDVNCKAHDLDNLYVVDASFFVSSSAVNPSLTIIANALRVGDHLLERLHA; from the coding sequence ATGTTCACTCACTACGACGTGATCATCATCGGCACTGGACCAGGTGGCGGCACGCTGGCCTACAAGCTGGCGCCGTCGGGAAAGAAGATTCTTCTCTTAGAGCGTGGCGGCTATTTGCCGCGCGAGAAGGACAACTGGAGTTCCAAGACTGTCTTTATCGACAACAAGTACAAGGCCAAGGAGACCTGGTACGACAAGGATGGCGGCACGTTTCACCCAGGCATTCATTACAACGTCGGGGGAAACAGCAAAGTCTATGGGGCTGCCCTGCTGCGCATGCGCCAGGAAGATTTCGGCGAGGTGAAGCATCACGGCGGCATCTCTCCGGAATGGCCCATCCGCTACGACGACCTCGAATCTTATTACACGCAGGCCGAACATCTGTACTACGTGCACGGCAACCGTGGAGAAGATCCGACCGAACCGAAGGCCAGCGCGCCCTACAAGTATCCAGCCCTTACGCACGAACCTCGCATCCAGGAACTCCACAACGACTGGCAGAGGTGCGGCTACAAGCCCTTTCACCTGCCGGTCGGCGTGATGCTGAACGAGGAACAACAAGAAAAGAGCGCCTGCATCCGCTGCAATACGTGCGACGGTTTTCCCTGTTTGGTCAATGCCAAGGCCGACTCGCAAGTGGTCTGTGTCGATCCGGCGTTGCGGTATCCCAATGTGTCATTGGTCACTGGTGCACTGGTCACTCGGTTAGAGACGAGCGCAGCGGGGCGAGAGGTTACCGCTGTTGATGTTGAACGAAACGGACAACAGGAAACCTACACAGCCGGCATCGTGGTCGTCTCAGCCGGCGCGATTAACTCGTCGGCGTTGTTGCTGAAGTCCGCGAGCGAGAAACATCCGAATGGCCTGGCAAATTCCTCCGGCATGGTTGGTCGTCACTACATGTGCCATAACAACTCGGCGATGCTCGCGATTTCCAAGCGGCCGAATCCGACGGTGTTTCAGAAGACCATCGGCTTGAATGATTTCTATTTTCCCTCGGCCGAGTGGGACTATCCGATGGGCCACATTTCGATGATCGGTAAGTCGGACTTGGATACGCTTCGGGCCGGCGCGCCGGCCTTTGCCCCCGATAAGGCTCTCGATGCGATGGCGAAACATTCGCTCGACTTCTGGATGACCTCGGAAGATCTGCCTGATCCAAACAATCGCGTGCTCGTCGGGAAAGACGGCACGATCACGCTGGCCTATACAGAGAACAATCTGGAAGCGCATCAACGTCTCGCTGCCAAGCTCAAGAGCATGCTCAATCATATCGGCTGTGAAGACCGTTTGCTGCCGACGCATCTCTATCTCGGCAAGAAGATCCCGATCGCTGGGACCGCTCACCAGTGCGGGACTGTGCGGTTCGGACACGATCCGAAGGTGTCTGTTCTGGATGTGAACTGCAAAGCACACGATCTGGATAATCTCTATGTCGTCGATGCGAGTTTCTTTGTGTCGAGTTCAGCGGTGAATCCCTCGCTCACGATTATTGCCAACGCATTGAGGGTGGGAGACCATCTTCTGGAAAGGCTGCATGCATGA
- a CDS encoding sigma 54-interacting transcriptional regulator, which yields MAQDTTTLDDPKRLDALHAYEILDTQPDPAFDRLAKLAAQICGTPYAAITFIDRERLFYKSKIGFTDGEALDSPGLCHQALRHTDLCIVPDTMQGEQFASKPMVIGDAQVRFYADMPLKTTEGHTLGMLCVLDRIPRQLTKEQGDALRVLAHEVLTELELRRTRKSLEEGTFRQDPVLGARYKADEFLRSLVEGTVASTGGDFLRELVKHVAAALGIRYAFVGYLLPESRIRTLAFWKGDGYLDQMEYSLDGTPCTKVIQGETCHYAQDVQQLFPHDQDLVTLGVTSYLAVPLKDPKGQVLGHLVAMDIKPMTLTSDEIEVFKLFGERAGVEIYRQVLETSLQQREATLRAIAEGTATEVGTNFFRSLVKSLATALGVDYAYISELGDNGQTFRSRAGWGKGQVLSPFDVPAQGPCETVLKRNCVHHPSKLRALYPHVQLIQDIEVESYCGVPVVSTSGKVLGHLAVMDCHLMPDKELVMSVLGIFAARAGAEFERLYYEETMHKSNLTLRAIFEGTAPAVGVGFFHSLVKNLARALGVEYAFVSEFCMDRTKVRTLAFWAGDRLKDNFEYAIAHTPCERVLAGEIYHCEDKVADRFPLHREDLEKLGVQSYLAIPVTSVSGEVLGHLAVMDRKPMALEQLDLSVFKIFSARAGAELERLHMEIVLKDNEERLRDLFDEAPIAYVYEGLDSKLLRVNRTAMKSLGITADQVDGLYGRDFVPNTPDAQRRLKEAFASVGKGIDTSGVVLELRRKDNGKPLWMKWWSRPDPSGTYTRTMFIDITEQVLMEQEKARLEAQNVYLQEEIKLTHNFEELIGGSTSLKKVLKNVERVAPTDSTVLITGETGTGKELIARAIHNLSPRKGRPLVKVNCAAIPAGLIESELFGHEKGAFTGALTKKMGRFELADKGTIFLDEIGELPLDLQSKLLRVLQEGEFERVGGTQTFKVNVRVIAATNRNLEQLSKTGHYRPDLYYRLNVFPIHLPALRERESDIPLLAQFFVRKFATDLGKKIDRIPERMMSTLQRYPWPGNIRELEHVIERAVILSEGPELEPIDWLSASASKTGERKALTLEEVERHHIVDILDQTNWRVSGEKGAAKILGLNPTTLEARMKKLGIERVKLET from the coding sequence ATGGCACAAGACACGACCACGCTGGACGATCCGAAACGGTTAGACGCGCTCCACGCCTACGAGATCCTCGATACCCAGCCAGATCCTGCCTTCGATCGACTGGCCAAATTAGCCGCGCAGATCTGCGGGACTCCCTATGCGGCGATTACATTTATCGACCGTGAGCGGCTGTTCTATAAATCGAAAATCGGGTTCACCGACGGCGAGGCGCTAGACTCGCCGGGACTTTGCCACCAGGCCCTTCGCCACACCGATCTGTGTATCGTGCCGGATACGATGCAGGGCGAGCAATTCGCTTCGAAACCGATGGTCATCGGGGATGCTCAGGTTCGCTTTTACGCCGATATGCCATTGAAGACGACGGAGGGCCATACCCTCGGCATGCTCTGTGTGCTTGACCGCATCCCGCGCCAACTCACCAAAGAGCAGGGCGACGCACTGCGGGTGCTGGCCCATGAGGTTCTCACCGAGTTGGAATTACGCCGGACTCGCAAAAGCCTGGAAGAGGGCACGTTCCGGCAAGATCCGGTGCTTGGTGCGCGATACAAGGCCGACGAGTTTCTCCGTTCGCTCGTCGAAGGCACTGTGGCCTCGACCGGCGGAGACTTTCTCCGCGAACTCGTCAAGCACGTGGCTGCGGCCTTGGGCATTCGTTACGCCTTCGTCGGCTATCTCCTTCCAGAATCACGCATTCGCACGCTCGCCTTCTGGAAAGGCGACGGCTACCTTGATCAAATGGAGTACAGTCTCGATGGCACGCCTTGCACGAAGGTGATCCAGGGCGAAACCTGCCATTATGCGCAAGATGTCCAGCAACTTTTCCCGCATGATCAGGATCTGGTGACGTTGGGTGTCACAAGCTATTTAGCTGTCCCGCTGAAAGATCCGAAAGGCCAGGTCCTAGGCCATTTGGTCGCGATGGATATCAAACCGATGACCCTGACCTCCGATGAAATCGAGGTGTTCAAACTGTTCGGCGAACGGGCTGGCGTCGAAATTTACCGTCAAGTGCTTGAAACGTCCCTCCAGCAACGCGAGGCCACGCTTCGCGCCATCGCGGAAGGGACGGCGACCGAGGTGGGAACCAATTTTTTCCGCTCGCTCGTCAAGAGCCTGGCAACAGCCCTTGGCGTGGATTACGCCTACATTTCCGAACTCGGTGACAACGGCCAGACCTTTCGTTCGCGTGCCGGTTGGGGGAAGGGCCAGGTACTCTCGCCGTTCGACGTCCCGGCGCAGGGCCCCTGCGAGACCGTCCTCAAGCGGAATTGCGTGCACCATCCGAGCAAACTTCGAGCACTCTATCCACACGTGCAGTTGATTCAGGATATCGAGGTGGAGAGCTACTGCGGCGTTCCGGTTGTGAGCACATCGGGCAAGGTGCTTGGACATCTGGCTGTGATGGACTGCCATCTGATGCCCGACAAGGAGCTGGTTATGTCGGTGCTCGGTATCTTTGCCGCGAGAGCCGGTGCGGAGTTCGAACGGCTGTACTATGAAGAGACGATGCACAAGAGTAACTTGACGCTCAGAGCCATCTTTGAAGGCACGGCACCTGCCGTGGGTGTGGGATTTTTCCATTCCCTCGTGAAGAACCTGGCAAGGGCCCTCGGTGTCGAATATGCGTTCGTGTCGGAATTTTGTATGGACCGGACCAAGGTGCGGACTCTGGCTTTCTGGGCCGGCGATCGGCTGAAAGACAATTTTGAGTATGCCATCGCCCATACGCCCTGCGAAAGGGTACTGGCCGGGGAGATCTATCATTGCGAGGACAAGGTCGCCGATCGTTTTCCGCTCCACAGAGAGGATCTGGAAAAGCTCGGCGTGCAGAGTTATCTGGCGATTCCGGTGACGAGCGTGAGCGGGGAGGTGCTGGGGCATCTGGCAGTCATGGACCGAAAGCCGATGGCGCTCGAGCAACTCGATCTGTCTGTATTTAAGATCTTCAGTGCGCGGGCCGGCGCCGAACTAGAGCGGCTGCACATGGAAATTGTACTGAAAGACAACGAGGAGCGGTTGCGCGACCTGTTCGACGAAGCGCCGATTGCTTACGTCTACGAGGGGCTCGATTCAAAGTTGCTTCGCGTCAACCGCACGGCGATGAAATCCCTCGGCATTACGGCGGATCAGGTCGACGGCCTCTACGGTAGGGATTTCGTTCCCAATACACCCGACGCACAACGACGCTTGAAGGAAGCGTTCGCCTCCGTCGGTAAGGGCATCGATACCAGCGGCGTCGTGCTCGAACTGCGCCGTAAGGACAACGGCAAGCCGCTCTGGATGAAGTGGTGGTCACGGCCAGACCCCTCAGGCACCTATACCCGCACGATGTTTATCGACATCACTGAGCAGGTCTTGATGGAGCAGGAGAAGGCCCGGCTTGAAGCGCAGAATGTCTATCTGCAGGAAGAAATTAAACTCACGCACAATTTCGAAGAATTGATAGGCGGCTCGACCTCGCTGAAAAAGGTGCTGAAGAATGTGGAACGGGTTGCCCCGACCGATTCGACCGTGTTGATCACAGGGGAAACCGGGACCGGCAAGGAGTTGATCGCGCGGGCGATCCATAACTTAAGTCCGCGGAAGGGCCGCCCTCTCGTCAAAGTCAATTGTGCAGCCATTCCAGCCGGTTTGATCGAAAGCGAGCTGTTCGGTCACGAGAAAGGCGCGTTTACCGGCGCGCTGACGAAAAAGATGGGCCGTTTTGAACTGGCCGACAAGGGGACTATTTTTCTCGACGAGATCGGGGAACTCCCGCTCGATCTGCAATCGAAACTGTTGCGCGTGCTTCAAGAGGGAGAATTCGAGCGGGTGGGCGGGACGCAGACGTTCAAGGTGAACGTGCGGGTCATTGCGGCAACGAACCGGAATCTCGAACAGCTTTCTAAGACCGGCCACTATCGCCCGGACCTCTACTACCGATTGAACGTGTTTCCAATTCACCTTCCTGCGTTGCGCGAGCGTGAGAGTGATATTCCGCTGTTGGCACAATTTTTCGTGCGCAAGTTTGCGACGGATCTCGGCAAGAAGATCGATCGGATTCCCGAGCGGATGATGTCGACGCTTCAGCGCTACCCTTGGCCGGGGAACATTCGCGAACTGGAGCATGTGATCGAACGTGCAGTGATTTTGAGCGAGGGGCCGGAGTTGGAACCGATCGACTGGCTTTCAGCATCAGCCAGCAAGACTGGAGAGAGGAAGGCTCTGACGCTCGAAGAGGTGGAGCGTCACCATATCGTCGACATTCTCGATCAGACGAACTGGCGAGTGAGCGGCGAAAAGGGCGCAGCCAAAATCCTCGGCCTGAACCCCACGACCCTCGAGGCAAGGATGAAAAAACTCGGCATCGAACGCGTGAAACTGGAGACGTGA
- a CDS encoding NAD(P)/FAD-dependent oxidoreductase, which yields MIPRMDEVDHRGSCQVVPGRKHVVILGGGFGGVYAAIEFEKTLARDSNVCITLVNRENFFLFTPMLHEVASGDLDMTNIVNPIRKLLRRVEFFHGEVQSINLAQRQISLIHGETHHGHIMPYDHLVLAFGSVTNFYGLPGLAERALTMKTLGDAIYLRNRMIAHLEEANFECAAPERKLLLTFVVAGGGFAGVETIAGMNDFLREALPFYPHLRPDMLRLVLVHSGPEILPELGEQLGRYAHEKLSERGVEIRTNVKVVEMSDDNVRLSDGTDLTTNTLVWTAGTAPNPLLATLPCKTKGGRLLVNDSLEVPDWPGVWALGDCALIPDQLTGGFHPPTGQHAMREAAVAARNVTAAFRGTAKQPFRFKTIGLLAAIGRRTGVARIFGINFSGVIAWSLWRVVYLGKLPRIEKKVRVLLDWLLDVIFSKDLVQFQTVRGHAPISDPVAQPVVGLTAEPVTSSQG from the coding sequence ATGATTCCTCGAATGGATGAAGTGGATCATAGAGGGTCCTGCCAGGTGGTCCCTGGGCGGAAGCATGTCGTGATCCTGGGCGGAGGCTTCGGCGGCGTGTATGCCGCGATCGAGTTCGAGAAAACACTGGCTCGGGACTCGAACGTATGCATCACACTCGTGAACCGCGAGAACTTCTTTCTCTTTACCCCGATGCTGCACGAAGTCGCCTCCGGCGACCTGGACATGACCAACATCGTCAACCCGATTCGCAAGCTCCTGCGCCGTGTGGAGTTCTTCCACGGGGAGGTGCAATCGATCAATTTGGCGCAGCGGCAGATCAGCCTGATCCATGGGGAGACGCACCATGGGCATATCATGCCTTACGATCATCTGGTACTGGCCTTTGGATCGGTCACGAACTTCTACGGTTTGCCCGGCCTGGCTGAACGGGCCCTCACGATGAAGACACTCGGCGATGCCATTTATCTTCGCAATCGCATGATTGCCCATCTGGAAGAAGCCAACTTTGAATGCGCGGCTCCGGAACGAAAGCTGCTCTTGACCTTCGTGGTCGCGGGCGGCGGATTTGCCGGAGTGGAAACGATTGCCGGAATGAACGATTTTCTCCGGGAGGCGCTCCCGTTCTATCCGCATCTCCGGCCCGACATGCTGCGCCTGGTGCTCGTGCATTCCGGCCCGGAGATTCTTCCCGAACTCGGCGAGCAATTAGGACGGTATGCCCACGAGAAGTTGTCGGAGCGCGGAGTCGAAATCAGGACCAACGTCAAAGTCGTCGAGATGTCGGATGACAATGTCCGCTTGAGCGACGGAACCGACCTGACGACAAACACGCTGGTCTGGACGGCTGGGACCGCGCCCAACCCGTTACTCGCCACGCTGCCTTGCAAGACGAAAGGGGGGCGTTTGCTCGTGAACGATTCCCTTGAAGTGCCGGACTGGCCTGGTGTGTGGGCGTTGGGCGACTGTGCCTTGATTCCGGATCAGCTAACAGGCGGGTTTCATCCACCGACAGGACAACATGCGATGCGTGAAGCTGCGGTAGCAGCCCGCAATGTCACGGCGGCCTTTCGCGGGACGGCGAAGCAACCATTTCGATTCAAGACTATCGGCCTGCTTGCGGCCATTGGGCGACGCACAGGCGTCGCCAGAATTTTTGGCATCAATTTCTCCGGAGTCATCGCCTGGTCCTTGTGGCGGGTGGTCTATCTCGGTAAGTTGCCGCGCATTGAAAAGAAAGTTCGCGTGCTGCTCGACTGGCTGCTGGATGTGATTTTCTCGAAAGACCTCGTCCAATTCCAGACCGTCCGTGGTCATGCCCCAATCTCGGATCCTGTCGCTCAACCGGTTGTGGGGCTGACCGCAGAGCCGGTGACCTCCAGCCAGGGGTAG